In Pseudomonas sp. HR96, the DNA window CAGGGCGGCATGGGGGCCCAGGTCCTGTTCGACCAGGGCCAGGGCCAGGTCGATTCCGGCGGTGGCGCCGCCGCAGGTCCACAGCGGGCCGTCATTGAGGTACAGGGCGTCCTGCTGGCAGCGCACCCCGGGATAGTCGGCCTGCAGCTGCTCGATGAACTTCCAATGGGTCACTACCTGGCGGCCTTCCAGCAGGCCGGCGGCGGCCAGCACGAAGCTGCCGGTGCCGATCGAGCACAGGCGCCGCGTGCCGGGCTGGCGTCGGCGCAACCATCGGCAGATCTGTGCGTCGTGCTCCAGCACGGTCACCCCCGGGCCGCCGACCACGATCAAGGTGTCGATGGCCGGCACCTGGGCATCGAGCCAGGCCAGCGACTGGGTCATCACCTCGACGCCAGACACCGAGGTCACCAGGCCGCCTTCCGGGGAAGCGAGGACCAGGCGATAGGGCGGTTGGCTGGCGAAACGGCCGGCCAGCACCCGCGGCACGGCAGCGAATACTTCCATAGGGCCGCTGCCGTTGAGCAGCAGGGCATCGGCGAAGGTCAGCACCACCACCGTGCGAGTGTCAGGCGTGGCAGCAAAGGAGGGGTGTTTGGCATGGATCGGCACGACGGGACTCCACATACTCGGCGCAACACAAAACGAGAACCTGACAATGCCGTCAATTTTCCTGCCTGCCAAGCGACTTCGTCGTGCCTTGTTCGGCTGCGCGGCGCTGGTGCTGGCGGCCCACGCCAGCGCCGCCGAGGTCTTGCAGATCGGCGACCAGAGTGGCCTGGTGCAGGCCCTGCTGCAGGCGGCCGGGCAAGCGCGGCCGGACAGCGACCGCTGGCACCCCTTCAGCGCCGGTCCGGCGTTGCTCGAAGCACTCAACAGCGGCGCCATCGACGTCGGCGTGGTCGGCAATGCGCCGCCGGTGTTCGCCCAGGCTGGCGGCTCGGCGGTGCGCATCATCGGCGTCGCCGAGGGCGCGCAGAACAACAACGCCTTGCTGCTGCCGGCCGGTTCCAGCGTGCAGCGAGTGGCCGACCTCAAGGGCCGGCGCATCGCCGTGGCCAAGGGCTCCAGCGGGCATTACCTGGTGCTGGCGGCGCTGCACGAGGCGGGGCTCGAGCCCCGTGACGTGGAGCTGGCGTACGTCAGCCCGGTGGACGCGCAGAACGCCTTCGCCAGCGGCCATGTCGATGCCTGGGCCGTATGGTATCCCTACGTCGGCCAGGCCGTGGCCCAGGGCGCACGGGTGCTGGTGGACGGCAGCCCGTGGCCGGAAAGCGGATTGAGCTTTGCCGTGGCCAGCCAGCAGGCGCTGGCCGACCCGCAGCGCTCGGTGCAACTGGCCGAGCTGCTTGGGCGCCTGGCCCGGGCGCAGGACTGGGCCACTGCGCACCCGGCCGAGTGGGCCGTCGCGCTGGCCGCCGCCACGCACCTGCCGCTGGCGCTGGTGCAGGACATGCTCGCTCACCAGCACCTGCGTTATGTGCCCATCGACGCTGGAATCATCGCCTTGCAGCAACACCTGGCCGATGCCTTCGCCGCAGCCCGGTTGATCCCGCGACCGGTCCAGGTGCAGACCCTGTTCGACGCCGACTTCAACGGCGCGCTGCCCGCGCCACACTGACCTGAAACCTGAAAACGCCATGCCGCTTGCCCCGGCAGGGCCTCGTTCACCCGGAGAAAAGCCATGCCAACGCTCGATCGCACCACCCTCAGACGCCAGAAGACCGGCTTGATCGCCGTCGACCACGAACGCAGCGCCGGGGGCTACACCCTGTTTGCCCCGCAGACCGCCAACGGCCAGGTCTTCCTCGTCGACCTGGACGGCGAAGTGGTGCACCGCTGGCAGCTGCCGCAGCGGCCCGGGCGCGATGCCGTGCTGCTGGCCAATGGCAATCTCGGCTACAACGGCAACCACCCGGA includes these proteins:
- a CDS encoding ABC transporter substrate-binding protein, whose product is MPSIFLPAKRLRRALFGCAALVLAAHASAAEVLQIGDQSGLVQALLQAAGQARPDSDRWHPFSAGPALLEALNSGAIDVGVVGNAPPVFAQAGGSAVRIIGVAEGAQNNNALLLPAGSSVQRVADLKGRRIAVAKGSSGHYLVLAALHEAGLEPRDVELAYVSPVDAQNAFASGHVDAWAVWYPYVGQAVAQGARVLVDGSPWPESGLSFAVASQQALADPQRSVQLAELLGRLARAQDWATAHPAEWAVALAAATHLPLALVQDMLAHQHLRYVPIDAGIIALQQHLADAFAAARLIPRPVQVQTLFDADFNGALPAPH
- a CDS encoding GlxA family transcriptional regulator, whose protein sequence is MPIHAKHPSFAATPDTRTVVVLTFADALLLNGSGPMEVFAAVPRVLAGRFASQPPYRLVLASPEGGLVTSVSGVEVMTQSLAWLDAQVPAIDTLIVVGGPGVTVLEHDAQICRWLRRRQPGTRRLCSIGTGSFVLAAAGLLEGRQVVTHWKFIEQLQADYPGVRCQQDALYLNDGPLWTCGGATAGIDLALALVEQDLGPHAALALARYFTVFIWRSAEQPQLSASLQAQSKALGTDPQVRLARLHAWIAAHLNEDLRVERLAEQFGMSPRHFARAYVAATGDTPAHAVETLRLEAACRLLETSNEPIKRIAETVGFGREERMRRAFHKQLGDSPQGYRQRGHAPLPAAGQTGYRFVAQNLAC